A window from Zavarzinia compransoris encodes these proteins:
- a CDS encoding DUF736 domain-containing protein, which produces MATIGTFKKSGNEYTGEIVTLSVQARNVRIVPENKGNGDNAPSHRILVGRAEIGAAWTKKSNEGRSYLGLKLDDPSFTAPIYANLFDDEDGEGYSLIWSRGRKANGD; this is translated from the coding sequence ATGGCCACCATCGGTACCTTCAAGAAGTCCGGCAACGAATACACCGGCGAGATCGTCACCCTCTCCGTCCAGGCCAGGAACGTCCGCATCGTGCCCGAGAACAAGGGCAACGGCGACAACGCCCCCAGCCACCGCATCCTGGTCGGCCGGGCCGAGATCGGGGCCGCCTGGACCAAGAAGTCCAACGAGGGGCGCAGCTACCTCGGCCTGAAGCTGGACGACCCGAGCTTCACCGCCCCGATCTACGCCAACCTGTTCGACGACGAGGACGGGGAAGGCTACTCGCTCATCTGGTCGCGCGGCCGCAAGGCCAACGGCGACTGA